AcaaagcagctcacagccatctgaaactctagttccagggaatctaactcATGCACTCATACATTCATGCTGGCAAACACttaaacatataaaacaaaaaaatattttttgaaggaTGAAAATgatggggccagtgagatggcttgtAGCAAACCTGACAAGCTAAAGTTGGTTGGTCCTCACAGTCCACACAGTCACCTGGCTCTgactctgaaagttgtcctctgccccaACAAGTGCttccacacaaaaacacactgtcttagtcagagttgcTATTGCTgtcatgaaacaccatggccaaaggcaccttgaaaaggaaagggtttattgtacTCACAGTTGAATACCATCAAAAGCAGTAAAGGTAGGAACTTAAGTAGGCCAGGAACCTGAAGTTAGCGGCTGGTGCACAGGTGCCATGAAGGAACGCTGCTTCCTGGGTTGATCCCCATGCCTTACCCAGCTTAATTTCTAACGAAATCCAGGATAATCAAGttaggaatggtgccacccacagtgggctgggccctctcccatcagCCTACAGCCCAGTttcatggaggtattttctcaagaCTCACTGCTTTGACTCTtaacttgtgtcaaattgacatgaaATTAGTCAAcatacacagtaaataaatacagTAATAATAAAGAGTGAAAGAGTTCCAAACAAGAGAGAATGGCAGTTTTTACTGTAAGTTCTGTTGACTATAGTTTGCTTGAGtactgttaaaataaataaataaatgaatgaataaatagatagTCACACTGAAATAAAAACTAGGGTTATATGTAGAAACTATTAATGTGTGAGATAACTCAGGAAATTGGTTTTGATTGTTGAGTGACAGGCAGCCTGGAGCTGACCATGTAGGAGGAAGATGGATTGAATACTCTAAAAACACAGTGACTAAAACCTCAGTCACAGCGTTTTCCAGTAGAAGCACCTGATAAATAGCTCTCTTGTTAAAACAGTAGCATCTATTTACTGTGCTTACAGTATGTTGGGTGATGctttataaaagagaaataaacaagAGCTTTCTTAGTCCAGCTCAGGGTCTTTAACTACTAGGTTAGAGCTCTTAAGACTTTACCAGGATTTTCTCAAGTattctctccagtcccagagttctgttttgttctgtagtGGACTATTGGACTATTGCAGGTGCAGTAGTATACAAGTCATTACAGAGCAGCCAGTACTTAAACAGGTTCTGTGTTTTGTAATAACTATCGTCTTTGACACTAGGAAGTCTTAACAAAGGAGACAGTGGGATTGGGCTTGAGTTGAAACCAGTTCTCAGACACCATGCCAGTTGTTGTTTCAGAGATTTTCAGAGATGAGGTCTATTCTTCGTACTTTCATCAGATTATTTACAGATATTCACGCTGAACAGTCATATTTATTTGTCACTTTCCAGTTACACATGCACCAGACAAGTAGTTTCTTAGGTTTGTCTAAGGTGTTGTCCACCTAATTCCTCTTTCTTGGCAGGTGCACAGGTTCTAATCTGTTACCTGCATTTATTATCTATTCTAAGCTAGTCCTTTGCTCAGACATTATATTTACCAATGGAAAACTGTTAACACTGCCCTTTTATATGGAAATGAAGTGTTTTCCACCTGTAtcttctaaaaacttaaaataggGATTAAGCCTAACATGGTTGCATCCATTAATAAGCCCTATACTTTAGGAtgatgaggcaggaagactgtacTTTTGAGGCAACCTGAGTTATATAATGGATGATTGGAGCAACCCAGGTTACACAGTGAAATCATGTCTCCGatgataaaatagaaaacaaaatgcagACTCACCTGGAGGCCTGGGTTAGATTGCCAGCCCCTTGGTGGCTAACAGCCCTCTAGTAACTCTTGGGGCTAGTAAAATTTGGAGCTAGTAACTCTAGCCCCAAGGGCTCCAGTGCCTGTATTCCACTGGCACTCTGCACATGGAGTGTACAGAGGATATACTTGGAAGCAGAACACCCATGCAgatgcttaatttttaaaaatcaagaatataaaaataaggtGAAACAAGAATAGTTAGAGAATTGAAAGTTCCTTTAGGAtcgtggctctcaaccttcctaatgttctGACCCTTTATTACAGTTCCTCTGTTGTGGCGATCCTCAgcgtaaaattattttgttgctacttcttaactgtaattttgctactgttatgaattctaATGTCTGATGGGTAGCCCATAGTTGAGAACCCCTGTTTTAGGCCATCAGTCAGTTGCCCCATTTGTTCTTTTCCTGTATATTTTAAGTAGCAAATATTTGCTCTCTGGCCAGGTGTAATATGGTAAAGAGAGATGACCATGAGCGTCATCCTGGTCGGAATGGCCACCATTGTGGATACTTTAGTAGCTTGTTTGGGGAGTTTGACTCCAGGTAGTGGTGTCTCTTCAGAAACTTGCATGTCTGAATGAGGGTGTTCTGAAGCCTAAAGCTTCTGTTCAGGTTGTTTTCTTAGTGCTTTTGAGTTTGAAGGTAAAGTACACTTCACTGGGTAATCTTTGTccaactctgttttgttttgttttgttttgttttgttttgttttgttggaattAGTGCCAGAACAGATAAAGCCCAGTGTAAGCCAGCCTCAGCCTGCCAACTCTGATAACGGCACTTCCACAGCAACCAGCACTAATAATAATGCCAAGCGAGCTACAGCCAGCAATCAGCAGCCGCCGCcaccgcagcagcagcagccgcagcaagagcagcagcagcagcagccacaagCCTTGCCTCGGTATCCACGTGAAGTACCTCCACGATTTCGCCACCAGGAACACAAACAGCTTCTGAAGAGGGGTCAGCATTTTCCTGTCATAGCAGCAAACTTGGGATCTGCTGTTAAGGTGTTAAACAGCCAATCAGAAAGCAGTGCTGTAACAAATCAACAGCCACAAAATAACGGAGAGGTGCAGAACAGCAAGAGCCAGTCAGGTGAGTGAAGACAGTTCTGACAGAACTCACTGGCAGTGAGGGAATGTTGTCATCTATAGTTTGTGGTGTTAGGTTTCCTGTAGCAAGAGCTGGGCTTTGATTTTAGAATCCTGAATAGGGAGCTTGAAAGGAGACTCCTTTACTGTCAGGTTCATTCCTGTCTGTCTTAGAAAGTGAGCATCAGAATTGCTTTTGTCTTCTTTCAGGTCCCATACTTTAAGAAGTTGGTAGTTCAAATCGAACCCTCCCCACTCCTTGTGTTACTCAGTTACATACATTTATTCCTCAACTACCCTACACAAGGGTAGTTATCATCTTTATCCCTGACCATCCCTGGTATCTAGTCACTTGCTGCCTGAATGCTCCTTTATGTATACCAAGCACTAGTCTTTGTCGTAAGATATAGTATGATATTTCACAGCTAGTAAATAGCTCATTTTGGATTCAAGTCCATGATTCCAGAGCCATGCTCATAAACACCATGGTGCTCTCTAGCAGCTCATTGGCTATGATAGGAAAGGGACGGGAAGACATTTCTAAGCTAGGTCTCCAGAGCAGCACATTTTAGGACACAGATGTACTTCTTCTGCTCCTAAGTCCTTTACTACCTGTGTGAAGTTGATCAAGAAACTAATTCATGAgaccttccttttgtttttaattgttttgttttaagagtcTATCTCACCTTGGAACTCTAGGTGGCTTTGAACCCTTGACAAATttacctgcctcagcttctcaagtgctgggattaataccCCCATACCCATCAGGGATCTTCTTTCTTAATTTATAATACAGGTACCAGGATCCTACCTTGTAAGGGTGCTTTGAAGTCTAAATTGTATGAGATATTAAAACAGTCAGCTCAGTGCCTGATGTTTAAATgctgaataaattttcttatcCCTACATGTTAGTTAGATTTTCTATTGAGGCAATGAAAtatcaaaaagcaagttgggggttagaggtttattttgttttttttggtttatacTTCCTTCCATATTGCTGGTCATTATTGAagtaagtcagggcaggaacctggaggcagcagctgatgctaaggccatggaagaatgctgcttactgacttgctccttatggcttgctcagtctgctttcttatagaacccaggaccacttgcccagggatggccccacctaTGGTGGACCGTGgtctctcccatcaatcactaattaagaaaatgccactttaagtggatcttatggaggcattttctcagttgattttccttcctttcagataacttagcttgtgtcaggttgacataagactagccagcacacactAACATTTACTCAAAGACCTATTCTTTTCAAAATGAGTTTAACATTGAACATAGGCCAGGTTATATGGAATTAAGAAGTTGAATTTCATTTGGGAAGCCAGGTTGGAAAACAGTATATTACTTAGCAGCGTAAGCAATTTGTTAGTAAAGTATTACTTATCCATCAAATGCCTGGACACCTATGTTGAGTCAGGGCTGATGGTATATGATAAACAGACAGTGACATGACATAGtatatttatgaaattttatGTATGTCTCTTCCATTTGggaaaagaacaaacaaagctatttttaaaatggaaacaacAGTAGTGCAATAAGAGTagtatatttcaaaaataagtatgggactggagagatggctcgctcAGTAAAGTGCctactatgcaagcatgagggctgAGTTCAGGTGTTCTGCACCCCTTTGTAGTCTTAGGGAAGATAAAGTAAGGGGCTTGTTGACAAGCCACAGTCTAggcaaaaaaaaacccccaaaacccaagAATGAAGACACCCAGCATCAGCCTCTGATCTCCATACACATGTACAGGCATGTACACAAAATGAGTGTAAGTTAGAGGAATcaagttttggattttttgtttgtttgtttcgagacagggtttttctgtgtagccctggctgtcctggaacgagGAATCAAGTTCTATAGATGTGCATTCCAATGAAAAGTTCTCAGGTGTGAACATAGGCAAAAGCCTCCAACAAAAGTGAGGAAGAAGAGCCTCTGCCTGTGTCTAGAAGAGCGTAGCAAGCAGGGGGCCACATTTATTTGGAGACATTATATCCTAAAGCCATTAGGGAATGCAGACGATGAAACTGAAACACTGAGGAACAAGATTGGTACTTTTGTCTTTATAGGCTTATtttttaaaccttttaaaaatatgtgtgcttGTGATCTTGCATGAGTATATATGTAAGCCTAGTGGCCTGAGTCAGTCTCAGGAACTGAGACCACAGAGTTGTTTGACCTCTGGCATTCAGGTAcacccccccagccccacccccatccccacacgCTGCAACGCAGTAAATACAGATTTCAGACTGCTTCTTTATACTCTAAAGGCAGGGCAGATCCTGCTCTTGCTCAAATAGACTGAGTTGGGAGACTCTAGTGGAGGTGACAATAGTGAACCCTGACAGAATACTGTTATGGCCAAAGTGTTCTGACCTCTTATTTATCCATGAGACACAATCCATAGTACAGTTAAAAGACTAGAGCAGTGAATGTCCTTCCTTTCCAGTCCAAGGGCTGAAGCATTCTTAGTCGACTTGCTAtggttttttatttctattaacaTGCGTGCACACGTCATTATGATTAAGCCATTTGAAAGTGAGGTGCTGAACCTCATGGCACTTCATGTTCAGTGCCCTGAgacagcttttttgttttttaagatgtaAGTATTTACTATGTACACAGTGTTCTGTCTGGTCTCTGGCTCATTTGTAGCTAAGTATGACCTTGATCCTCTTCTCCACTACCTTCCTCAACTGCTAGGGTTATAGACTTTTATTACCACACCCACGTTCTGCAGTGCTGGGCACTGAATCCAGGGCTTCctatatgctaggcaagcaagcACTCCAGTGACTATGGTTTTTCTAATGTTGATCATTTTGTGTCCttgttattttcttatttgtggATTATAATTTGTCAGGCAGTCCTCTCAGCACAGGATTGAGTAGGTTTATTGATATGTATTCCTGTCTTTTTCATGTTGCAGTAGGAGTACTTTGTGTTACTCATAgttaaactttattattttcaatGTGAGTAGTTTCGTTGTAGATGTAGATGCCTAGTGTCTTTTTCTTATCCCTGCCTTATGGAATTGCcagcacatgcatgcagagaCACATGCAGTAATCCAAGGTGGTGATCGTGATGCAGACTAGCTGCCCtagctggcggggggggggggggggcagggggggaggTGGTGCTTTTGCTTTCTTGGACACAGGGAAGAATAAAGGCAAAGGCATAGGTCTTAGAACACAGTGTGGTTAGATGTCTTGTGCTTATTAAAAAGACCAAGTGTCTTCCCAACATTCACATCATGGGGTTCAAAAATGCCTGTGACTCCCAACTACGGAgaatccagtgcccttttctggcttttaggaacacatacaccccacacacatacagacatatatacatgtcATGGGACAATCAcacaaatatatagatatatgtgtaaataaaataatattttaaaaatgagaaaaataccaagTTAAGGAAAATTATTAAAGAAGTTTTATGCTTCACCCCATGTTTTCTAGAAGGAGGCATCCTAGGGGTATGAGTATTTATTACAATAGTAAAGACTCGTTACACTAGCTGTGATGTGTTTTTCATGTGGGTGATGAGATAAGTGAAAACGTGTTTGGGAGAAGAGTAGAAGGATGATAATCACGGGTGTACATCATTAATGATGGTAGTGCCTTACATGGACCAGGTACAGCTAGCTCCTGGAGTTCATCATTTAATTCTTCTAGCAGTTCCTGCTATCTAGATAAGGAAACTAAGGCAGACAAAGAAACAAGGGCTTGTCTTTGATCTCAGAGACTGTGTAAGTGGTATAAAATGTctcttggtttgttgtttgttttgttttgagacaggcagggtctttctacatagccttggctgttctgaaactcagtgTTGCTCTAGAacccacagaaatccacctgcctctgcctcccaagtgctgtgattggaATTCTCACCTGCTGACAGCAGTTACTAAATGCTTTTCTTGAGTAGTTAATGGTTAATTGAACAACCAAGTTTATTAGAAGGTTACCCTCGCTCTTCTTTTGCTAGATATCGTGGCACGTGGTTGTAGTCATAATCTCAGCAATCCTGTGGCTAATGATGAAAGATTGTTCACAAATTCAGGACCAGcgtgggctacacagagagacgcCGTCGCAAAAATCAAAGGACCGGGGATAAAGCGCAGGGTTAAAAGACTTGCCAAGCATGAGAAGGGTTCAGTCCCTGGCACGCCCAACCCCCAAATGAAAATAACATGACTTCGTTTCACAGGTTCTTGTCCTCTAGCGTCTATGAAGCATCCGGGCTTGAGGCCTTTTGTTGCTAGTATGTcagtcctttttttcttttttttgctacTTTGCTGTATGGAGGACTGTAATTAtcttgtgtatgttgtatgttctgctgctgtgatgaaacaccatgatcaaaatgcagctttggaaggaaagggtttatttggcgaatgcttccacatcactgtaTATCATCAAAGGACGTCAGTGTGGGAACTCAATAGGGCAGGAGCTTATACAGagtccatggaggagtgctgcttacccAGGTGCTTTCTTACAGAGCCCAGGGCCActtgcccagggatggtaccacccacagtgggctgagacTGACTCccctatcaatcattaatcaagaaactaCCCTATGGGGTTGGTTGCCaacagcttgatcaggtttttgtttttgtttttgtttttgttttgttttgttttgttttgttttttgattgggttttggttttggtttgactttggttttagttttgcttttatgagacagggtctctgtgtgtagtcctgactatgcttgaacttgttctatagaccaaatggcctcaaactcagatctgtctgttcctgcttccccataCACCACCTCGTGTAGCTTGGAAACCATTTTTTTAATGAAGGTTTCCTTCTCTCATGACTTTAGCGTGTATGAAGTTAACTTAAAACTGTCCAGCACATCTTGCTTCTCTCACTCAGTTTCTACAAGTTAACTTTTGTCCCTCGGTTTCTCACATACAAAGTGAGGGCAACACTTGTACTCTACAATGGTCCCAGGCACTTGCTGCAAGAGTTTGCAGACCTGCTGCTGTGTAGCAGTGAGTGCTAGCCGTGGATTGATATTGCCCTTGTATGTTGCAGTATAGAATTATTTCTTCCAGGAAGGCTGACTTTTTGGTTCTTTTTATCATGTGGATTCTACATAAGCAATAAAGAAGACAAATATCATCGACTACTTTTGGGGGGCATGGATGGACGGATGAACAGGGTTCTACTAATTAGTCCTTGCTTGCCTCTGAATCAcagatctgcctcctgagggcttgGATTCACGGTGTGACCAGAACCAGCTACTCACACTGTGATGAAATAATTGTAAAGGGAGTAGTAGTTGGTGCACTTTGCAGCACTTACTTAAATTATATTTACTGGATTTGTTACAGGTCAATCTCTAGTTGCTTTTCTTGCCATTATTACAGCTCTTCATCATTTGTTTCTTAGCATTTGTACTTTGAGAAAAAGTGAGACAAGCAGCAACATTTTTCCATACTAGCAAATCACACTAATAGTGTGACTTGGACTTATTTCCAGACCTTCATCCTGGGAACTATAGTGAAAGTCACACTTGAAGACAGCCTAAGTACAAATGTTTTATGTAGCCAATGTCACAGATGCATGTCTACCCACTGGACCCTTTAATgagatagatggagaaactaacaAAAACACTGCGGgaaagaatagaaataaaaacagatggTAGTTAGATGCCAATCTAAGGCTTGGTCATGTGATGGATGCCTATGGCCTTCAGTATCAGCTGCTGAATTACTGATCATAATTTGGTGATTTTCAGCATACCAATTTTTCTGTGTTGTCTCTTACTAAGCATGGCTATGAAAGTAAATTAGGAAATTGTTTAAAGTTAATGTTCTTCCTTATGTATAGCATGGTAATTAAGTGTATACACTAATAAACCAGAAATACAGTGCAAAGGCTTTGGGATCCTTACAGAATTCTTCTAACCCAAAGGAGTTGTGTGGAAAGCTGTTTTAGGAAACGGAATCATTTTGGGCTGCTTACGCTTACTTAGCTTTTTACATCCCAGTCTGTTTTCTCCCGTGTCAAGTCCTAAGCCTGGATTGCCCTAATTCATCATTACCACTCAGTCTTCTCTCCAGAATTCTTATATTTGTTGGATGTTGTCCGTTTATATATTTAGCAGGTCTCCCTGTGGGACTTTTTGTCCCATGCTGTACTGTAGGGTATTGAACAAAGCAGCAGAATTCTGCCTGTGAAATTACTGAACATGGAGCCTTGGTGGCTGAAAGATAATCAGCGCCTCACAGCCATTCTGCGGAGCATCTTGCTAATGTTGAGGAGCTACGTGTATTTCTAATGGATCGTCATTTTTCTCAGCCTACATACTATTTTGGAAATTGTTAACACTTATAAATAGATATACTTCTCCTTTATTCTAGATATAAATCATAATACTTCAGGATCCCATTATGAAAATTGCCAGCGGGGACCTGTGTCTTCTACAAGTGACTGTAGCACAAGCTGTAAGAATGCTGTAAACGACTTGTTGGAAAAAGAAGCATGGCCCTCAGCCCCTGGCAGTGATCCTGAGTTGGCTCCAGAATGTATAGATGCTGATTCTGCCTCCAATTCTGAGTCAGAGAGAAACATCACTGTCATGGCTTCAGGGAACACAGGTGGTGAGAAAGATGGCCTTCGGAACAGCACTGGACTTGGTTCTCAAAGCAAATTTGTGGTTGGTAGCAGCAGCAATAATGTGGGCCATGGAAGTAGTACTGGCCCATGGGGCTTTCCCCATGGAGCCCTAATAAGCACATGTCAGGTCTCTGTGGATGCTCCTGAAAGCAAACCAGAAAGTAGTAACAATAGGATGAATGCTTGGGGCACTGTAAGTTCTTCATCAAATGGAGGGTTAAATCCAAGCACTTTGAATTCAGCTAGCAACCATGGTGCCTGGCCAGTATTAGAAAACAATGGACTTGCCCTAAAAGGGCCTGTAGGGAGTGGGAGTTCTGGCATCAATATTCAGTGTAGTACCATAGGCCAGATGCCTAACAATCAGAATATCAACTCTAAAGTCAGTGGCTCTTCTACCCATGGTACCTGGGGTAGCCTTCAGGAAACTTGTGAGCCTGAAGTAAGTGGTACACAGAAGGTTTCATTCAGTGGTCAACCTCAGAATATCACCACTGAAACGACTGGACCAAATAACACTACTAACTTTATGACCTCTAGTTTACCAAACTCCGGTTCAGTACAAAATAATGAACTGCCTACTAGTAATCCAGGGGCCTGGCGTGTGAGCACAATGAATCATCCTCAGATACAGGCTCCGTCAGTTATGAATGGCACTTCCCTTTCTCACCTTAGTAATGGAGAGTCAAAAACTGGAGGCTCCTACGGTACTACATGGGGTGCCTATGGTTCTAATTACTCTGGCGACAAATGTGCAGGCCCTAATGGCCAAGCCAATGGTGACACTGTGAATGCAACTCTAATGCAGCCTGGCATAAATGGGCCTATGGGCACTAACTTTCAAGTTAATACAAATAAAGGGGGAGGTGTATGGGAGCCTGGGACAGTGAATTCCCAGAGTTCACCATGGGGAAGTGGAAATGGTGCAAATTCTGGAGGAAGTCGAAGAGGATGGGGAAGTCCTGCACAGAACACTGGCACTGGTCTATCCAGTGTCGAGTGGAACAAACTGCCTAGCAACCAGCATTCCAATGACAGTGCAAATGGCAATGGTAAGAAGCTTACAAATGGATGGAAATCTACTGAGGAAGACGATCAGGGTTCTGCCACATCTCAGACAAATGAGCAAAACAGTGTGTGGGCCAAAGCAGGAGGCACAGTGGAGAGTGATGGTAGTGCAGAGAGCACTGGACGCCTTGAAGAAAAAGTAACCGGGGAAAGTCAGAGTAGAGATAGAAGAAAAATTGATCAGCACACATTACTCCAAAGCATTGTAAACAGAACTGACTTAGATCCACGTGTCCTATCCAACTCTGGGTGGGGACAGACTCCTATTAAGCAGAATACTGCCTGGGATACAGAGACATCAccaagaggggaaagaaagactgACAATGGGACAGAGGCCTGGGGAAGCTCTGCAACACAGACTTTTAACTCAGGGGCATGTACAGATAAGACTAGCCCTAATAGTAATGATACCTCATCTGTATCAGGGTGGGGTGATCCCAAACCTACTCTGAGGTGGGGAGATTCCAAAGGCTCAAACTGCCAGGGGGGGTGGGAAGATGACTCTGCTGCTACAGGAATGATCAAGAGCAACCAGTGGGGGGGTTGCAAGGAAGACAAGTCTACATGGAATGATTCGCAAAAGAGCAAACAAGGCTGGGGTGACGGACAAAAGTCAAGCCAAGGTTGGTCCATTTCTGCCGGTGATAACTGGGGAGAATCTTCCAGGAGTAACCATTGGGGTGAGGCCAATAAGAAATCCAGCTCAGGAGGCAGTGACAGTGACAGGTCCATTTCTGGTTGGAACGAACTTGGGAAAACTAGTTCTTTTACTTGGGGAAATAATATAAATCCAAATAACTCATCGGGATGGGATGAATCTTCTAAACCGAACTCTTCCCAGGGGTGGGGAGACCCTCCAAAGTGTAATCAGTCTCTAGGTTGGGGAGATTCATCAAAGCCAGTTAGTTCTCCAGATTGGAACAAGCAACAAGACATTGTTGGATCATGGGGAATCCCACCAGCCACCAGCAAGCCTCCTGGTACAGGCTGGCTCGGGGGACCTATTCCTGCTCCAGCAAAGGAGGAAGAACCCACAGGCTGGGAGGAGCCATCCCCAGAATCTATACGAAGAAAAATGGAGATCGATGATGGAACTTCAGCTTGGGGAGATCCAAGCAAATACAACTACAAAAATGTGAACATGTGGAATAAAAACATCCCGGAAGCCAGCGGCCGCTCAGACCAGCAAGCGCAGATGCACCGGCTATTGCCAGCCGCAAGTGCCGTCTCAAGCAAGGAGACCAGCAGTGGCTCTGGTAAGCGTTCCCGTGTGGAGTGCAGAGGTATTGTGGAAGCAAGCTTTGTGTTGACATGCCTGTCATAAGATTTGTGTAACACGGCTCTTGGATATGCACATCAAGACCTTTCAGCTGTGACCTAGAGGTGACATTCACCTGGCAACAGCTCTGGTTTGTGGAGTCTTGCTCTGTTGTGTTAGGAATGTAGTAGAAGAGGTTAAGTGCAGACTTACACACTTAGGTATTCTTAGTCAAGCCTTAACAACGTGGTTTCACTACTGAAGTACAATAAAGCCAAATGCCTGAGGACCGTACTCTAGATATTTGGTATTATATTTGATCTTATGGGATTTTCTCACTGAGGCATGAAGTTAGTACCTCCTCAGTTAACTGGATAATGTGTGCACCTGAAGCATCGCACTGCTTTCTAGTATACTCTGACCTTTGCTCTCCTGTACTCAAAGTTTTTTCTCTGTAAATTGATAGGGCAACATTTTCTAAATGTGGCAGCCCTACATTGCCTTTGTTAACAGGAGTTTTATTGAATAATGCTCCATTGGTTAGAGAGCCGGTAATGTTTTCATGAATTCTTCTTTTAGTGCCTAATTgtgtgggggttttgttttgttttgttttgaaatataagCCTAGTC
This Mus musculus strain C57BL/6J chromosome 7, GRCm38.p6 C57BL/6J DNA region includes the following protein-coding sequences:
- the Tnrc6a gene encoding trinucleotide repeat-containing gene 6A protein isoform X3 — encoded protein: MQLVAEPSLEARCPGSQDTPLPEEWNRDLVQEEEQLMEEKKKKKDDKKKKEAAQKKATEQKIKVPEQIKPSVSQPQPANSDNGTSTATSTNNNAKRATASNQQPPPPQQQQPQQEQQQQQPQALPRYPREVPPRFRHQEHKQLLKRGQHFPVIAANLGSAVKVLNSQSESSAVTNQQPQNNGEVQNSKSQSDINHNTSGSHYENCQRGPVSSTSDCSTSCKNAVNDLLEKEAWPSAPGSDPELAPECIDADSASNSESERNITVMASGNTGGEKDGLRNSTGLGSQSKFVVGSSSNNVGHGSSTGPWGFPHGALISTCQVSVDAPESKPESSNNRMNAWGTVSSSSNGGLNPSTLNSASNHGAWPVLENNGLALKGPVGSGSSGINIQCSTIGQMPNNQNINSKVSGSSTHGTWGSLQETCEPEVSGTQKVSFSGQPQNITTETTGPNNTTNFMTSSLPNSGSVQNNELPTSNPGAWRVSTMNHPQIQAPSVMNGTSLSHLSNGESKTGGSYGTTWGAYGSNYSGDKCAGPNGQANGDTVNATLMQPGINGPMGTNFQVNTNKGGGVWEPGTVNSQSSPWGSGNGANSGGSRRGWGSPAQNTGTGLSSVEWNKLPSNQHSNDSANGNGKKLTNGWKSTEEDDQGSATSQTNEQNSVWAKAGGTVESDGSAESTGRLEEKVTGESQSRDRRKIDQHTLLQSIVNRTDLDPRVLSNSGWGQTPIKQNTAWDTETSPRGERKTDNGTEAWGSSATQTFNSGACTDKTSPNSNDTSSVSGWGDPKPTLRWGDSKGSNCQGGWEDDSAATGMIKSNQWGGCKEDKSTWNDSQKSKQGWGDGQKSSQGWSISAGDNWGESSRSNHWGEANKKSSSGGSDSDRSISGWNELGKTSSFTWGNNINPNNSSGWDESSKPNSSQGWGDPPKCNQSLGWGDSSKPVSSPDWNKQQDIVGSWGIPPATSKPPGTGWLGGPIPAPAKEEEPTGWEEPSPESIRRKMEIDDGTSAWGDPSKYNYKNVNMWNKNIPEASGRSDQQAQMHRLLPAASAVSSKETSSGSGWGEPWAEPSTPATTVDNGTSAWGKPIDSGPSWGEPITAASNASTWGSSSVGPQSLSKSGPKSMQDGWCGDDMPLPGSRPTGWEEEEDVEIGMWNSNSSQELNSSLNWPPYTKKMSSKGMMKGGNKQEDAWINPFVKQFSNISFSRDSPEENVQSNKMDLSGGMLQDKRMEIDKHSLNIGDYNRTVGKGPGSRPQISKESSMERNPYFDKDGIVADESQNMQFMSSQSMKLPPSNSALPNQALGSIAGLGTQNLNSVRQNGNPNMFGVGNTAAQPRGMQQPPAQPLSSSQPNLRAQVPPPLLSPQVPVSLLKYAPNNGGLNPLFGPQQVAMLNQLSQLNQLSQISQLQRLLAQQQRAQSQRSAPSANRQQQDQQGRPLSVQQQMMQQSRQLDPSLLVKQQTPPSQQPLHQPAMKSFLDNVMPHTTPELQKGPSPVNAFSNFPIGLNSNLNVNMDMNSIKEPQSRLRKWTTVDSMSVNTSLDQNSSKHGAISSGFRLEESPFVPYDFMNSSTSPASPPGSIGDGWPRAKSPNGSSSVNWPPEFRPGEPWKGYPNIDPETDPYVTPGSVINSLSINTVREVDHLRDRNSGSSSSLNTTLPSTSAWSSIRASNYNVPLSSTAQSTSARNSDSKLTWSPGSVTNTSLAHELWKVPLPPKNITAPSRPPPGLTGQKPPLSTWDNSPLRVGGGWGNSDARYTPGSSWGESSSGRITNWLVLKNLTPQIDGSTLRTLCMQHGPLITFHLNLPHGNALVRYSSKEEVVKAQKSLHMCVLGNTTILAEFASEEEISRFFAQSQSLTPSPGWQSLGSSQSRLGSLDCSHSFSSRTDVNHWNGAGLSGANCGDLHGTSLWGTPHYSTSLWGPPSSDPRGISSPSPINAFLSVDHLGGGGESM